ACCCAGCTTACGCTTGATGGTCGGGACAACGATGATGCTAAAGAATACGATCACCAGTGCAACGGCATTGAGTAATGCAAAAGGGTATGAATCCATCCCGTGGATGTTAAAGAAAAACAAACTCATGAACTGGATGGTTAGTCCGGCTCCTGATGCAATGATCAACGTGGGAAACATGGCTTTGGCGATCACGCCCCAATCGTATTGGTTAAACCTGAATGTTTTGGGTGTACTTTCTTCCGGTCCATTGTCCCTGTTGATCCGTAATGAAAAGAACAGGCTGAGCAATCCCATCGCGGAGATGATCATGAGGAGCGTACGTTCGGTGAAGAAGTCAGGATCCAGTTTGTGTAACAGGTGGATTAATGAACCGCCAAGGATACCACTAAGACTCCAGGTACTGAAGCTTAGGGCAAATGCTTCTGTATGTATTTCAGGCCTGGTGTTGCGAAGAATATACGGCAATACGCTTACCTGCATCACCGAAAAGAACAGTCCCCATAAGAAGGTGCTGCAATACAAAAGGGCAGACTGGTGACTGTGTACCGCGTATATCAATACCAATGAAATGAGCGGGACTATCAGGGACGAGGCCACGAAGAATGGCTTTAGCCTGTAATGGCGGATCAGAATTCCGATGGGAAGTGCAAAGAGAAGAACACCGAGAAAGCGGTAGGAGAAGAAGTCGGCACTTTCGTAATCCTCATACCCTTCTTTAGACATATAGATAAGCAGGATTGACAGGAAGGACACATTGATCAGCTGTATAAAAAACTGCGCACCGATCACAAAGAGTGTGTTGCGGTCGAGATCGCGGTAGTATTTCAGCAGGTTACGCAAGGTGTTCTTGTTTCCATTCGTTGAGGATGTCGTCCGAAATGTCTTTGTTCATCCACTGGTATCTCCCATCGTTCCTGAACCAGGTCCATTGTCGTTTGGCGTATCTCCGGCTGTTTTGTTTGATCAGGTTCACCGCTTTTTCCATGGAGATATTGCCATCGAAATAACTGAACAGTTCCTGGTAGCCTATGGTATGCAGGGCGGGGAGATCGCGGAATGGGTAAAGTTTCCGTGCTTCTTCTTCCAGGCCGGACGCCATCATCATATCAACCCGCTCGTTGATTTTCTCATACAACACTTCCCTGTCTGCATCCAATGCCAGCCAGGTAATGCTAAAAGGTCTCGCAATGGCATCTTTTTTTCTGAAAGAAGAATAGGGCTTACCGGTGGCACGGTAAATCTCAAGTGCCCTGATCACCCTTCTCGGATTTTCTATATCTGCCTGCGTGTAAAACACCGGGTCCGATCGTTTCAATTCCTCTTTTAATTTTTCGATGCCTTCTGTTTCGAGTGTATTGTTCAGGTCGGTTCTGATGTTTGCCGGGACATCCGGCATTTCGTCAAGGCCTTCGCACACGGCGTTGATGTAAAGACCTGTGCCGCCTACCAGAATGGCAACGGCATTTTTCCGGTGAATGGCACCGATTGCTTCAAGTGCCTGTTGTTCGAAGTCGGCGGTGTCAAACGGATCATGAATGGAAACCGAGCCGGAAAGGTAACATGGTATGCCTTGCAGTGAGTCAACATCAGGCCGGTCTGTCCCGATTTTCATTTCACGGTATACCTGCCTGGAATCTGCGGAGATCAGTTCACCGCCAAGTGCCTTTGCCCAATGGACCGCTGTTGCCGTTTTACCGGAAGCTGTTGGTCCGCCAATCACAATCAGGTGTTTCGAATTTCCGGTCATTCCCAACCAATATCTACTATCTACTATCTACCGTCTACTGTCTACTAACCTTCAACCCCATATCCTTTCCGACCTTCAGCATATATTCGTATGCGCTGTCGTAATCGTTGTGGATCTCGCCTTCGAGGATGGCTTCGCGAATGGCATTTTTGATATCCCCTACGGCACGGCCGGGTGTAAGGTTAAAGGTTTTAATAATCTGTTCGCCATCGATAGGTGGTTGCCAGTTTCGCAACCGGTCACTTTCCTCCACCTCCTTCAGTTTTTCGCGAACCAGCAGGAAATTGTCTTTGTACCGTTTGACTTTTTGTTTGTTTTTGGAGGTGATATCTGCATCACACAACGTCATCAGGTCATCAATATCATCGCCTGCTTCGAAAAGCAGACGGCGTACAGCAGAATCGGTCACATCACCATCAACAAGAGCGATGGGGCGGAGGTGCAGGCGAACAAGTTTCTGAACATATTTCATCTTCTCGTTCAGCGGCAGTTTTAATTTTCTGAAGATGCCTGGAACCATTCGTCCGCCTTTATCTTCATGCCCATGGAAGGTCCATCCGCGACCCGCTTCAAAACGTTGGGTGGCGGGTTTGGCGATGTCGTGGAGAATGGCGGCCCATCGGAGCCACAGGTTGTCGCTATGTTCGGCGACGTTGTCCAGCACCTGAAGGGTATGATAAAAATTATCCTTGTGACTCAGGTTGTTTACGGTTTTCACACCTTGCAATGCTACGAGTTCCGGAAATATGATATGAAGCAAACCGGTGTCGAAAAGCAGTGACAGTCCTACCGAAGGCTTGGGTGCAAGAATAATCTTATTCAGTTCATCTGCAATCCGCTCACCGGAGACGATACCGATTCGTTCGCGTTGGTCATGAATCGCCTTTAATGAATTTTCTTCAATGGAAAATCCGAGCTGCGTGGCAAACCGTATGGCGCGCATCATACGAAGCGGGTCATCTGAATAGGTAGATTCAGGGGCCAACGGTGTCCGGATAATGCCTTCCTCCATGTCGCCGATACCGTTGAACGGATCGATCAGTTCACCGAAGCGATCAGGACTGAGGTGTATGGCCAGGGCGTTGATGGTAAAGTCACGTCTCTTTTGATCATCTTCCAGACTACCATCCTCTACAATCGGTTTTCTCGACTGGCTCCGGTATGACTCTTTCCGGGCACCCACAAACTCCACCTCAATATCGCCATAGTTGATCATCGCCGTGCCGAAGTTCTTGAACACGCTAACGAGGGAACTGGTCCCGTCTCTTCGGGAAACTTCTTTGGCGAGTTCTATGCCATTACCGACCACCACAATATCGATGTCTTTTGAAGGGCGTCCAAGGATCAGATCCCGCACAAATCCGCCAATGACATAAGCTTCCTGACCAGTTTCCTCCACGATTGAGGAAACGGTTTTAAAAACCGGATGGGTTAATTTATGTGACAATTGACTCAGCACGTATTCAGGGCCGGATCAGGGTTTGATTTCCTTGCCTGTCCAGCTTGATAATGGTTGAAGGCTTGGGGTTGCTAATTTCGGTGGGCAAATTTACCACATAATCAACGCCGTTCAAAATGTCAGGCGAGACTTCATCGAACGTCACAGGGTAAGGTTGTCCACTGATATTGGCCGATGTGGATACGATTGGTTTTCCGAAAGACGCGATCAACTGTTCACAAAAGGCATGCCTGGCAATACGAATGGCTACCGAGCCGTCCTCCGCCAGAACATTGGCAGCCAGGCCCGAGGCATCCGGGTAGATGAGCGTCAGCGGTTTGTTGGCGGCTTCGATCAGCTCCAGTGCGCCGGGAGGAATATGGGTCAGGTATTGTGAAAGTCTTTGGACATGATCTATCAGGATGATGAGGCTTTTGCTGTCTTCCCTGTTTTTGAGTGCATATATTTTTCTGACGGCATCTTCGTTGGTTGCATCACACCCCAGTCCCCATATGGTATCTGTCGGGTACAGGATGGTGCCGCCTGTTTTAAGCGTGCGCACGGTCTCTTCTATCATGGCAAACGGCTTGGTGTTCATAAGTTCAAAGATAGGGTGATCAAACTGCAACCCGGCTTGTTTCGATCTCCAGCGCACAGCGAAAGTGCTTTTGCGGGCAGGAAGACAGGCCATGCAGGCCACATGGTTTGCAAGATGGTGCCGGGTTTGCCTGAGAGATCGTGCTGTCGGAGCTTCGTGGTCCGAAACCGAAATCAGGGGTGGTGGAGCAAAAGAAAGCTGTGACCGGGGCGTTCATGGCGGTGGCCATGTGCAGAGGTGCACTGTCATTCACATAATTCATACGGGCCTGTTTCATCAGTGCGGCAGATTCCAGGAAGTTTAATTTCCCTGCCACATTGATGATCTTGGATCCGGTGGCCTTGGTGACGAGCATCTCACACAGGTCGTAATCGGACTTACCGCCCAGGAGATAGATGGTGAGGTCCGCAGAAATATTCCGGATCAGCTCCAGCCACTTTTCAGCAGGTAACTGTTTCGTGAACCAGACTGACGCTGGTGCCATACATACATAAGGACCATGGAGGTAGGGTTGGATGGAACGTTCGTCATCAGCAGTAGGGTAAAGCCTAGGAGGAACAGGTTGATCCCCGGCAACATCCGCAATAAGACGATGGTTCCGGTCTACCTCGTGAACCCCTTGTGAAATCTCATGCTCAGCTGTGCCGGAGAAGGTGAATGCCAGGGGATTCTTTTTGAATCCCCATTTCTCATTGGCCCTGGAGCGCCATGTCATCCATCCGGTAGAAAAAAACCGTTGCAGGTTGATGACCCTATCATATTCTGTTTTTCTGATCTCACGGATCGTACGCAACAGATTGGGTAATTTATTTTCTCTCTTTTCCCATGTAATGACGCGGCGAATAAAGGGGTGATTTGCCAACAGTCCCTCGTTGCCCTTTCTGACTACCATATCAATGGAAGCCTCCGGATTGGTTTTGTGAATACTCTCGGCCACCGAAGTTGCCAGGATCACATCTCCGATAAAGGCTGTTTGTATGATAAGGTAGGCTGCCATTTAACGGGGTTAAACAGCCACATCGTATTCCCGTAAAGCCGAGTTCAAAGAGGTCTTCTTGTCTGTGGATTCCTTTCGTTGTCCTATGATCAGGGCACATGATACCTGGTAGTTACCTGCTGGAAAAGTCTTGGTATATGAACCCGGGATCACCACCGAACGGGCGGGGACGATACCTTTGTATTCTTTTGGCTCATTACCGGTCACATCAATGATTTTGGTAGATGAAGTGAGTACGACATTGGCGCCCAGTACGGCTTCTTTTTCAACACGTACCCCCTCTACAACAATACACCGTGATCCGATAAAGGCATTATCTTCAATGATCACGGGTGCCGCCTGAACAGGCTCAAGCACACCGCCGATGCCCACACCTCCGCTGAGGTGAACATTCTTTCCGATCTGTGCACAGGATCCTACGGTAGCCCATGTATCTACCATCGACCCTTCGTCAACATAAGCGCCGATGTTCACGTACGAAGGCATCATGATCACGCCACGTGAAATGTATGCACCATACCTGGAAACGGCATGTGGTACCACGCGTACGCCTAATTCTTTATAACCTGTTTTAAGTTCCAGCTTGTCATGAAATTCCAACGGGCCGGCATGCATGGTTTTATTCTCCCTGATGGGGAAGTAGAGGATCACCGCTTTCTTTACCCACTCATTTACCTTCCAACCGTCGGTATGAGGCTCAGCCACCCGTATGGTGCCTTTGTCCAGTCCTTCGATCACCTCGGCGATGGTCTGCCGGGTTTGTTCTTCTTTCAATAGCTCCCGGTTTTCCCAGGCGGCTTCAATGGTTGTTTGTAATGCTTGCAATGTGATGTTTTTTATGTGAGCGACAAAAATAGTCAATTCGGGCGGACGGTTCCTGGTGTGCATGAATAGATACTTTATTTCAGGTATTTATAATAGATAGCGCGTTCAGGGAAGTCAGACGTTCATGGGGAATTGATCCAGCGTTTTTTTGATGGTATTTTGGTAGAGGCAAGTATTATGTTTACATTTGTTGGGTAAAAACGTCATTAAGTGCAATAAACGATAATAGTGATGGATAAAACAAGCAATGAGTGGCATGTGCTTAATGACATGGCATTATTAAAAATACTTGGAGTCTTTGTTAAACATCACCGGTTGGAACAGAATAAAACCCAGGATCAACTGGCGAAGGAAGCTGGCATCAATCGTTCTACACTAAGTGAATTTGAACAGGGAAAGCGGTCCAACACCCTTACCTTGATTCAACTGCTCAGGTCACTCGGTCAACTTCATGTATTGGAAAGCTTCAAAATCAGCCCTCAGGTAAGTCCCATACAATTGGCCAGATTGGAACAAAATAAGCGCAAAAGGGCATCCGGAAAAAAGGGTAAGGATGATGACGAACATTTATACGACTGGTAATGATTACCACTGCTTTTGTTAACATATGGAATCATCAGGCGGGAGCTATTGCCTGGGATTCCGCTACCCAAACCGCATCGTTTGAGTATACCCAGTCATTTGTAAAAAAAGGCCTGGATCTGGCACCTGTTAAAATGCCCATCCGTAATGCAGTGAACAGGGTTTTTTCCTTTCCGGAGTTACGTAATTCAAATACATTTCGGGGTTTGCCCGGACTGTTGGCTGATATGTTACCGGACAAATATGGAAATGCCCTGATCAACACCTGGCTTGCGCGTCACGGACGCCCCATGGATAGTATGAATCCGGTTGAACTCCTATGCTTTATTGGCAACAGGAGCATGGGTGCACTTGAGATAGAGCCAGCCATACCTGAGACATCATCACAATCCACCGAACTCGAACTGGAGGGGCTCATCGAAATGGCACAAAAGATTCTGGACGAACGTACGAATTTTGCAACCAAGCTTTCGGAAGCTGAGGAGAAATCCCTGCTGGATATACTGAAGATCGGAACCTCCGCCGGTGGAGCCAGGGCTAAGGCTCTGATTGCGTATAATCAAAAAACAGGTGAAGTCAGAAGTGGACAGGCCAAGGCACCCGAAGGGTTCTCTCAATGGCTTATCAAATTTGATGGAGTGACGGACACTCAGTTTAATGCATCCAGTGGCTATGGCCGTGTAGAAATGGCCTATCATAATATGGCCGTAGATGCCGGCATAGAAATGACCGAATGTCGCCTGATGGAAGAGAATGGGCGTGCACATTTTATGACACGCCGTTTTGATCGCCTGGACCATGACGAGAAATTGCATGTACAAAGTTTTTGTGCCTTGCAGCATTTTGATTTTAATAATGTACTCTACTATAGTTATGAACAATTATTTCAAACCATGAGGGAGCTTCGCTTATCCTACATTCAAGCGGAACAGCTATATCGTAGAATGGTATTCAATGTCATGGGAAAGAATTGCGATGACCATACCAAGAACTTCGGATTTTTGATGAATCAGGAAGGGCAATGGCGCTTGTCACCGGCCTACGATATTTGCCATGCATACCGCCCTGGAAGTGATTGGGTACAACAACATGCATTAAGCATTAACGGAAAAAGAAAAGATATTACAAAAAAGGATTTATTGGAAGTGGCATACCCGATAAATGTGAAAAATCCGACAGCCATCATTTCCGAGATAGCAGAGGTTGTCTCCGGCTGGGAGCGTTACTCCGGGGATGTAGGGGTAGAGAAGAAGTTAATCAAGGCCATAGGTAAAACATTGACCATATTAAAGTAAATATCCGGAATTAGCCTGCACATTGTGTTCCCGGTACACTTACCCTGGAATCGACGGGGAGACCGTACCCATCGGTATCTTATAAGAAATACGCCGTTATATACATATCGGATGTACCCGTGCCAGGAACCACACATCATTTACCAAACTCAAAAGCCATGCTAAAACCAATGTACCTTACGCTCATGATGGCGCTTTTTGCCGGCGGATGTATAACTTCATCTGTCAATTATGATGGCAAACCGGAAGATTCTTATCACAACTACCTGAATGATGAAGATGATCTGCCCCGCAAGTTGATCTATCAGGCGTTCATTGGCCTGGTGGTGCAACACCCGGATACCACCAACCAACGTCTGGTGGTCATCGCAAGGGAAAATGGGGGGTATATCCTGAACCTTGGAAATAAAAAGTCTGTGATCCGGGTACAAACTGAAAAGCTTCAGGAAGCATTAACCGCATTGACCCGATTAGGTAAAGTAAAGTACAGGAATGTCACAGGAGAGGATGTGACCGACCAGTTCACAGATTATAAAATTCGGTTGGACAATGCTTACAAGACAAGAAAGCGTTATCTTGAACTCCTGGAAATGGCCCGTACGGTTGAGGAGACTTTGAGGGTGGAGAAGGAACTGGAACGACTGAACATGGAGATCGATACGTTGGAAGGAAAGTTAAATAAGCTTGAGCATTTGTCAAGCTACTCCACGATCACGGTAAACATGACGGAAAAAGCAAAGCTGGGAATTCTGGGTTATGTTGGAGCCGGACTGTTTAAAGCCGTGAAGTGGCTGATCGTTAGAAATTAAACAAAAACATACCAGTATAGCACCGCACAAGTCATGACAATTGATTCTCTTTTTTATGAAACGAATTGTTAAAGCCCGCATCTTATGGGTGATGGTGTGGGTGTCTGTAACGGCTGCAGGGCAAGCATGGGCATTTAACCTGGAGATAGAATGTAAGCCGTTTGACCAGGATTATATGAATGAGTGGATTCATTTCACCATAACAGATTCCGTAACCGGTGTGGTGGTGTATGATACACTTCATATATTTCATTCCACCCAGCCTTTTCATGATGTTGTTCAGCTTGATACCGGAATATACAAGGGTGATGTGGTGAGCATTGGCGCCAATGTGTATATGCCGGTGCTAAAAGTGTCAGATGTGGTGATTCCCTGGGGTTATCCTGACTATGAATATTTCCTTATCAAACTTCCGTTTCTTGGGGATGGAATTGATGACCTGGATTGGTTCGCGTTCAATGCCTATCCAAATCCAGCCAACGATTTTGTAGAGATCAGTCTGGATAAGGTATATGAGTCCATTGAAGTATCGATATTTGCATCAGATGGCCGGAAGGTAGGTGAAACGGTGATGAAGTATAATGATCATGTACGTATCGCCTTGACGGATCTGACACCGGATGTTTATATAGTGAATGTGAATGTGGGTCATATGGCAACTGCCATTCGCCTCTTACATCAATAGCGAAGTTAAATGTAGAATCCGGACCAGAATGAACCTGATCTATCAGAAGGAAGAAAACTTGAACGCGGATGAGTTCCAATCTGTCCTCATACGTTCCACCCTGGGTGCTCGTCGCCCTGTTGATGACATCGAACGACTTGGTGCGATGGTGCAAAATGCCAATCTGGTCATCACGGCCCGGGACGGTGATCTGCTGGTAGGAGTCGCCCGTGGACTGACAGACTTTTGTTATTGCACATACCTCTCCGATCTGGCCGTTGATGAACAGTATCAGAACCGGGGCATCGGAAAGCAATTGATCCGTGAGGTCATGAAGGTTGCACCGCAGGCCAAGCTCATTCTTTTGTCCGCACCTGCCGCAGTGGACTATTACCCGAAGCTGGGGATGGAAAGGCATCCACACTGCTTTACGCTGGATCATAAGATTTGATCTCTACTTCGGGTGGAGATTCGCAAACTGCACCTCATTAAGAATTCTGTTATCTTTATATTGTTGATGTGCCTTTTGCAAAAAAAGCCCGCATATAAATTCCGGTAAAGCTGAATATCATATCCTGTCGCCATGAGAAATTTCCTGATATTTTTCCTCCTCGCCGCAACGATAAACACGGCGAATGGCCAAACCAAACATGATGAGGCTGTCCAGCTTGGAAGACAGGCCATAGAGCTCATGGAGTCCGGTCAGATTGATGCGTCCGTTGAATTGCTTGAAAAAGCCCAAAAGCTTGACCCGGATAATATTTCCTTCCCTTATGAGATAGGATACGCCTATTACCTGGGGAAGAACTATGGAAAGGCTGCAAAGGTTCTGAAAGGATTGTTGGATCATCCGAAGGTCATGGATCGTGTGTATCAGATGTTGGGCAATGCCTATGACATGGACGGAAAGAAGGACAAAGCCATCAGTGCTTACGAAGCGGGCATCAATAAATTTCCGAATTCCGGAATGTTGTATCTCGAGCGGGGCATCATGGAATTGATGGCAAAGGATTATGCAAAAGCATTGTGGTATTTTGAGAAGGGCATTGAAGCGGATCCGGAATTCTCTTCCAATTATTACAGGGCAGCCCAGATATACCTTATTTCCACTGATGAATTCTGGGGGTTGATATACGGTGAGATTTTTATCAACATGGAGGGAAACACGCCAAGGGCGGCTGAGATCAGCAAGTCGATGTTTGACGTATACAAAAGTGAGATCACCTTTTCCGGAGATACTTCTGCGCAGGTAAGCCTGAGCAGTTCTGAGATTAACATGACTGCGGAAGATCTGGGTCAGGAATTGAAGCTGCCCTATGGTCTGATGGTCTATGAGATGGTCATGACCGTTTCATTATTAAGTGAAAAGGAAATCAATCTGGCGTCCCTGCATCGGATCCGGTCCCGTTTTGTGGAGAATTATTTTAGCATGGAACACGATAAGAAATACCCCAACATCCTTTTTGATCTGCAAAAGGAAGTATTGGATGCGGGCCACATGGAGGCATACAATTATTGGATTCTGAGAAGGGGAGACGAAGAAGAGTTCAAAGCATGGAAAGAGAAGAACGAAGAAAAGTGGGATGCATTCCATAACTGGTTCCGGGAACATTCGCTGATGATGAGTATTGATCACAGGTTTTATCGGGGACAGTATGGGGAGTAGGGGGCTGTAGCCAGTAGGCTGTAGCCAGTAGGCAGTAGGCAGTAGGCAGTAGGCAGGGTGGGAAGAGTATAACAGTCGTTGGGGATTGGACAGTAGAAAGTGGATGCTAGATAATAGACATTAGAAATTAGACAAGGGATCGAATATATAGTATGGGCCTATAGCCTATCTTTACATTCCTAAACCACCACACATCAAATCACCACATTTTCAAATTGTCACATTTTCAAATCATCTAAATTTCACATCACCACACCAGCCTGCCACGCAATGACCCAGGCTTCGGCTGGCAGGTCACCAAATTATCAAATTACTACATTTTCACATCACCAAATCATCACATCACCAAATCATGTCACGAATCATTGCCATAGATTACGGAACAAAACGCACCGGTCTCGCCGTGACAGACCCGATGAAGATGATCGCCAATCCACTGGACACAATTCCTTCGGCACAGCTGGTTGCTTACCTGAAGAAATACATGGAGACAGAAGAGATTGAGCGTTTTGTGATAGGAATGCCCAAACGTCTCGACGGAAGCGATACACACGGTACACAGGCGGTTGCCCAATGTGTCAATCTCCTCCAGAAGTCATTCCCGGATATTCCAAGATCTCTGGTTGATGAGCGGTTTACCTCCAAGATGGCCACCGCTTCCATTCTTGCAGCCGGCGCGAAAAAATCGGTTCGCCAGGATAAGTCGCTCGTGGATAAGGTAAGCGCCGTTATTATTCTCCAATCTTTTCTTGAGAGTTTGAGTGGTTAATGGTTTAAGGTTTAAAGTTTAAGGTTACGGAACCTGCAACTTTAAACCTTAAACTTTTAACCAAGCTGTTCCTTTTTTCTCGCCCGGGTATTATGAGTGTTGAATGAGGCCGGAAGACATCCGGCTTAAGTTGAACGCTAATACCTGTTGTTATGGCTGAGAAGAAATTATCCCCGAGACAAAAGATGATCGGCATGATGTACCTCGTGCTGACTTGTCTGCTCGCACTGAACGTGGCGAAGGAAGTGTTGGATGCCTTTATGCTTGTTGACCATAGTCTGACAAGGACCACCGACAATTTTATGATCAAGAATGAGTCGGTTTATGCTGCACTGGATCAGCAGGCGGCGCGGTTGGAAAGGGCAAAACCATTTCGTGAAAAGGCATACCAGGTGAAGAAACAGGCCGATGAGATCTACAACTACATCGGGTCACTCAAGGAAAGTATTGTTGCAAAGGCAGACGGCCCCGGATATTCAATGAACAATATCCAGTCAAAGGATAACCTGGATGTACCTTCTGAGATCATGATCTTTGAGAAGAAAGGTGCTGAGCTAAAAGAAAAACTGGGCGACTACCGGAGTTTCCTGTCTTCCCTTGTAGCCCCGCAAAACGAAGCATTGCTGAAAGCGCTGGACAACAACCTTTCTACACCGGACCCCGAGCCACATCCCGACAAAGGCAGTCAATCCTGGGAGCAACATCATTTCGAAGATCTCCCGCTGGTGGCGGTGATCACTATGCTGTCAAAAATCCAGAATGATGTACGCAACGCCGAGTTTGATGTGATCAATGACCTGAAGTCCAATGTGGATGGGGAAACCATTCCTTTCAATAAAGTTGCCGGAACGGTGATCGCCCCTACCAATTATGTGTTGCGTGGTGATTCATTCCGGGCCGACGTTTTTCTGGCAGCCTTTGACACCACCCAGGCACCTGTCATATTCGTAGGTGAGTATGATACGATCTCGCCGGGTGAATATAAGCTCAAACCCGGTTACGATTCTATTCCGGTAAAGGCCGGCATGGGCAGATACATGGTTCCCGCGATAACAGAGGGCTTGCATCAATGGGGTGGACTTATTCAATTACAGACGCGTGAAGGTAAACGTCGCTTTCCATTTCAAAGCAGTTATCAGGTGGCGGTGCCAAGTGCCGTGGTGTCTGCGGAAAAGATGAATGTATTGTATGTGGACCTGGAGAATCCGGTATCTATCTCTGTTCCCGGAATTCCTGCGGATCGCATTCATCCGCGAATTTCTACAGGAACATTGCTGAGGGTTGGTGAAGGCAAGTATCATGCGAAAGTGGGGGGAGGGACCCAGGCAGTTATTACCGTCATGGCGGAAGTGGGCAACGGAGAATTGAAGAATATGGGAAGTATGAATTTTCGCATCAAGACGATCCCAAGCCCGATAGCAATGGTAGATGATATCAACACAGGAAAGATTAAAAAGAATCGGTTGATGGCTTATCCGGGCGTTGTTGCGAAGATGGATGGGTTTGTATATGAAGGTGTGAGATGGGATGTGACAGATTACACCATGTATATTCTGGGCAGAGATGTGCCGCCTATTGAGGTGCATGGTGGCTATAAGTTCTCAGGACTTATGAAACAGGCATTCCGGCAATTGAACAGAGGCGACAAGATCCTGATAGAAGGAATTAAAGCGGTTGGGCCGGGAGGTAAAAGAAGGCAGCTGTCTTCCGTTACGCTTGAGATTACCCTGTAATTCCCCCTTGCATTGGATTAGGATCAGGCCAAGGGGGGCCGGCCGGAGGCGTATTTTCCCGAATCGCGCTTCCGGCCACTTTTTTTTACAAAGATGACACCCCTACGGGGCTGAATGGTATAACGCGTCACCGTTCTACGAAGATGATACCCCTATGGGGCTAAATGGTATAACGAATCACGGTTCTACGAAGATGTCACCCCTACGGGGCTGAATGGTATAACGCGTCACCGTTCTACGAAGATGACACCCCTATGGGGCTGAATGGTGTAACGCATCACGGTTTTACGAAGATGTCACCCCTACGGGGCTGAATGGTATAACACATGACGGTTCTACGAAGATGACACCCCTATGGGGCTGAATGGTATAACACATCACGGTTCTACAAAGATGACACCCCTATGGGGCTGAATGGTGTAACGCATCACGGTTCTACGAAGATATCACCCCTACGGGGCTTTGGTAGGCATACCGTTACCTCGTAAGCCCCTTCATTCTTCATTTTTAATTCTTAATTAAACTACCTTTTCCCCATATGCCGGATCACCATATTATCGACCAACACGTATTCACCGCCGTAGTATTGGTGCATGATCAGCAGTTTGTTCATGATGGGATCGTGGGGCACTTCAAAGGTAAGTCGCATCATGATCCAGTCTTTGGAAAGAAATGCCAGTTGACGGGTGTCGCGGCTGCTCAGACTGTCTGCTGCCAGATGAACCGAGCTTACTACGAGTGTTCCGGGGTACCCACCC
The sequence above is a segment of the Flavobacteriales bacterium genome. Coding sequences within it:
- a CDS encoding glycosyltransferase family 9 protein — its product is MAAYLIIQTAFIGDVILATSVAESIHKTNPEASIDMVVRKGNEGLLANHPFIRRVITWEKRENKLPNLLRTIREIRKTEYDRVINLQRFFSTGWMTWRSRANEKWGFKKNPLAFTFSGTAEHEISQGVHEVDRNHRLIADVAGDQPVPPRLYPTADDERSIQPYLHGPYVCMAPASVWFTKQLPAEKWLELIRNISADLTIYLLGGKSDYDLCEMLVTKATGSKIINVAGKLNFLESAALMKQARMNYVNDSAPLHMATAMNAPVTAFFCSTTPDFGFGPRSSDSTISQANPAPSCKPCGLHGLSSCPQKHFRCALEIETSRVAV
- a CDS encoding MFS transporter, whose translation is MRNLLKYYRDLDRNTLFVIGAQFFIQLINVSFLSILLIYMSKEGYEDYESADFFSYRFLGVLLFALPIGILIRHYRLKPFFVASSLIVPLISLVLIYAVHSHQSALLYCSTFLWGLFFSVMQVSVLPYILRNTRPEIHTEAFALSFSTWSLSGILGGSLIHLLHKLDPDFFTERTLLMIISAMGLLSLFFSLRINRDNGPEESTPKTFRFNQYDWGVIAKAMFPTLIIASGAGLTIQFMSLFFFNIHGMDSYPFALLNAVALVIVFFSIIVVPTIKRKLGYKIAITATQTIAVMALVVLATTEFYSTLNIALYIAFAAYLIRQPLMNMANPMASELVMKYVGKKNQEIISALTSATWSGSWFISARIFKVMREHEVRYAHIFLITAGLYALGVFMYHRLIVDYERRDV
- a CDS encoding HD domain-containing protein, giving the protein MSQLSHKLTHPVFKTVSSIVEETGQEAYVIGGFVRDLILGRPSKDIDIVVVGNGIELAKEVSRRDGTSSLVSVFKNFGTAMINYGDIEVEFVGARKESYRSQSRKPIVEDGSLEDDQKRRDFTINALAIHLSPDRFGELIDPFNGIGDMEEGIIRTPLAPESTYSDDPLRMMRAIRFATQLGFSIEENSLKAIHDQRERIGIVSGERIADELNKIILAPKPSVGLSLLFDTGLLHIIFPELVALQGVKTVNNLSHKDNFYHTLQVLDNVAEHSDNLWLRWAAILHDIAKPATQRFEAGRGWTFHGHEDKGGRMVPGIFRKLKLPLNEKMKYVQKLVRLHLRPIALVDGDVTDSAVRRLLFEAGDDIDDLMTLCDADITSKNKQKVKRYKDNFLLVREKLKEVEESDRLRNWQPPIDGEQIIKTFNLTPGRAVGDIKNAIREAILEGEIHNDYDSAYEYMLKVGKDMGLKVSRQ
- the miaA gene encoding tRNA (adenosine(37)-N6)-dimethylallyltransferase MiaA; the encoded protein is MTGNSKHLIVIGGPTASGKTATAVHWAKALGGELISADSRQVYREMKIGTDRPDVDSLQGIPCYLSGSVSIHDPFDTADFEQQALEAIGAIHRKNAVAILVGGTGLYINAVCEGLDEMPDVPANIRTDLNNTLETEGIEKLKEELKRSDPVFYTQADIENPRRVIRALEIYRATGKPYSSFRKKDAIARPFSITWLALDADREVLYEKINERVDMMMASGLEEEARKLYPFRDLPALHTIGYQELFSYFDGNISMEKAVNLIKQNSRRYAKRQWTWFRNDGRYQWMNKDISDDILNEWKQEHLA
- a CDS encoding threonylcarbamoyl-AMP synthase, with amino-acid sequence MIEETVRTLKTGGTILYPTDTIWGLGCDATNEDAVRKIYALKNREDSKSLIILIDHVQRLSQYLTHIPPGALELIEAANKPLTLIYPDASGLAANVLAEDGSVAIRIARHAFCEQLIASFGKPIVSTSANISGQPYPVTFDEVSPDILNGVDYVVNLPTEISNPKPSTIIKLDRQGNQTLIRP